Within Palaemon carinicauda isolate YSFRI2023 chromosome 14, ASM3689809v2, whole genome shotgun sequence, the genomic segment TAACCGGGGAGGAAAGAAACTTGTGGATGACATGAACTATATATATGGGAAACAATGAACAAAATGCCGACGGATCCAAGACTTACTGGAAATGTGAAATCAAGCTTATGGAATTACGGCCAGGATTGAACCCCGTAACCATCATGATGGATTTTGAAAGAGCACATGTTAATAGCTTCAAATCTGTTTTTCTTAGTGCTTCCATTCCatgctgtctttttcatttatcccaaaatgtttacagaaaagtgTGTGAAATTGGCTTCAAAGAGAGGTACCATCATGACGATGAGTTCAGCATTAAAATAAGATGGTTTCCATCGTTAGCATTTCTTCCTCCTAATGATGTAATTGATGGATTCGAAGAACTTGTTGACGATGACGATCCTCCTCAAGAACTTGCgtcttattttgaaatatcatacATAGGATGTTTTCGAGGTAGAGGAGATAGACAAGGCAGAACACCTCTTTTGTTCCCTATAGATAGTTGGAATGTACACTTAGGAACGGAATCCGAGATGCCTCGCACAAATAAACATTTCGAGGGCTATCACAATGCCCTGCAAAGCTCTTTAAGTTGTacccatccaaatatatggaagttAATTACTGCCTTAAAAAGGAATAGCACTTGGCCCAAATGAAAAAGATTCAGTTTGATTGTGGCGAGATTTGTGAGAAAAAGAAGACgtataaagatataaacaaacgACTACAGACAATCATTGAGCGATACAGCGACCAAAATAAAGTGTTCTTAAGGGGAGAGATGGCCTGTAAATTTAGCAATTTCGAGAAAATTTTGCCAAGATTTCGCCATTTTCGAAGAGGTAAGGGACCCTGCTGTTGCCTTACGAAAGATGGAAGCAATCCAaagtatattaatcataaaaatggcAATTTATTGTGCCCACATGTCACTGTCAAATTTTGTGTTTCAGCTGTCAGACATCAGGTGACagctaacagttttttttttcccatttattggatttgatatttattttatgggCTACCGAACGACATTTTTCCCAACGGCATCGATCACGTGAAATATAGATTGTTTCTCAATTTTTTAGTGTGCTTCGAtcagtgagagagtgagagaggtgtaTTACTTTTTGTGCTTGTGAGAGATATTTCAgtgattttttcctttttgtatcacattttatatttttactcattaACATCAATTATGCCTAAGAGGAAGAATTCAATGAGATGTTTAGCTGCTATAATAAACAttcaaatgttcaatgaaaaaaggAAACGTGAACTCGATGAAAAGGCAACACTCACTCAAACGTTTGGTACAAAGAGTAAACAGAGCCACGTGGGATTTTCATTGTTCGTCGGGACATTTTATAAAACTCCTCGAAATATTAGCGAAACAGTGGGTTTGTTTGTCGATAGTGATGATGAACTTTCATTAGTGCTATCTGATGATGAAGATACATCTGAAATGTTATTTGAAGATGAAACTTTTCCAAGTGATGTGCAACACCTGTTGCTTCG encodes:
- the LOC137653845 gene encoding uncharacterized protein, with the translated sequence MGNNEQNADGSKTYWKCEIKLMELRPGLNPVTIMMDFERAHVNSFKSVFLSASIPCCLFHLSQNVYRKVCEIGFKERYHHDDEFSIKIRWFPSLAFLPPNDVIDGFEELVDDDDPPQELASYFEISYIGCFRGRGDRQGRTPLLFPIDSWNVHLGTESEMPRTNKHFEGYHNALQSSLSCTHPNIWKLITALKRNSTWPK